From Candidatus Nucleicultrix amoebiphila FS5, a single genomic window includes:
- the rpmG gene encoding 50S ribosomal protein L33: protein MAKPNSIKIKLLSSEGTGYFYVTKKNPRTKTEKLEMMKYDPILRKRVLFKETKIK from the coding sequence ATGGCAAAGCCAAATTCAATCAAAATCAAATTGCTGAGCTCTGAAGGAACGGGTTATTTTTATGTAACAAAGAAAAATCCCCGTACAAAAACTGAAAAGCTTGAAATGATGAAATACGATCCAATCTTGCGTAAGCGAGTCTTGTTCAAAGAAACAAAAATTAAATAG
- the rnr gene encoding ribonuclease R encodes MIKKKSSLTREALLEYLSAQGASNVSRREIARAFGIKGQDRITLKALLKQLWQDGSLIKKGKSYAIESTPEFSSFEIISIESDGEFKARPLTKSPELEHASVSLFIVSGRGPRGASAKIRVGDRVLARIYKIHDTVFHGHIFRKLEETLSKTIGVYEERPGKGGMVIPTDRQDKNRYLIDKLYTFNAHEGDLVEVELIPSPNRALPKGRIIRIIGSIKKPKSFSLIAIHTYDLPYKFSKDALDLAEKATIPQLKGREDLRNIPLVTIDDEDARDFDDAVFAEKDLDPKNPDGWHLIVAIADVSYYVHEEDQLDKEAYERGNSVYFPDSVIPMLPEELSNGLCSLKPEEDRACLAVHLWINSKGQLIRHKFVRGLMRSYARLTYKLTQRAYDGDETALPKDIVEKIVRPLYAAYFCLEKAREHRAPLELNVPERQVLINNNGAVEKIIMRPRLTSHRLIEDYMILANVAAATTLEQKGFLAMYRVHDSPTLEKIEALREFLKGTSFALPKGSVILPKTFNYMLEKAASTPMDTMINTLVLRTQSQAIYSPKNIGHFGLNLRSYCHFTSPIRRYADLLVHRALIKSLKLDKEAKFSYTMKQFEAIAEHISFTERQAAEAERSTSERYLSAYLSEKIGQVFEGVISGVTNFALFVSLKENGADCFLPLRKLPDDYYVFDESNHRLVGRRYKKIFTLGDSVKVLLEETNPLTGQILVSMAPYQKSPEMKDTKRSFQRPKSKKAPKRRPKKS; translated from the coding sequence TTGATAAAAAAGAAAAGCTCTTTAACTCGTGAAGCACTTCTTGAATACCTTTCAGCGCAAGGCGCTAGTAATGTGTCTCGTCGTGAAATTGCACGTGCTTTTGGAATCAAGGGACAAGATCGCATTACCCTTAAAGCCTTACTCAAGCAACTTTGGCAAGACGGCAGCCTAATCAAAAAGGGTAAATCCTACGCCATAGAAAGTACACCTGAGTTTTCATCATTTGAAATTATTAGTATTGAAAGTGATGGCGAATTTAAGGCACGCCCCTTAACAAAAAGTCCAGAACTTGAACATGCCTCTGTTTCTCTTTTTATTGTCTCAGGTCGTGGCCCTCGTGGAGCTAGTGCTAAGATTAGAGTCGGTGATCGAGTCTTGGCACGTATTTATAAAATTCACGACACTGTTTTCCATGGCCATATTTTTCGCAAGCTAGAAGAAACTCTTAGCAAAACGATTGGTGTTTATGAAGAACGCCCGGGGAAAGGCGGCATGGTGATCCCAACCGATCGACAAGACAAAAATCGTTATTTAATTGATAAACTTTATACCTTTAATGCTCATGAAGGTGATTTGGTTGAAGTAGAGCTCATCCCTTCGCCCAACAGAGCGTTACCGAAAGGTCGTATTATTCGCATTATAGGGTCAATCAAAAAACCTAAATCTTTTAGTCTCATTGCAATCCACACCTATGATTTACCCTACAAGTTTTCGAAAGACGCTTTGGACCTGGCTGAAAAAGCTACCATTCCTCAACTTAAAGGCCGAGAAGATTTGAGAAACATTCCTCTTGTAACAATAGATGACGAAGATGCTCGAGATTTTGATGATGCTGTTTTTGCAGAAAAAGACCTTGATCCTAAAAATCCAGATGGTTGGCATCTGATTGTTGCGATTGCTGATGTTAGTTATTATGTCCACGAAGAAGATCAACTAGATAAAGAGGCTTATGAACGAGGGAATTCCGTCTATTTTCCAGATAGTGTTATTCCCATGCTACCCGAAGAACTCTCTAATGGATTATGCTCTCTAAAACCTGAAGAAGATCGTGCCTGTCTCGCGGTTCATTTGTGGATTAATAGTAAGGGTCAACTCATTCGTCATAAATTTGTTCGAGGACTTATGCGTTCTTATGCGCGCTTAACATATAAACTAACTCAGCGGGCTTATGATGGTGATGAAACTGCTTTACCAAAAGATATTGTTGAAAAAATTGTTAGGCCTCTTTATGCAGCTTACTTTTGTTTAGAAAAAGCTCGTGAACATCGAGCCCCTCTTGAACTCAATGTCCCTGAAAGGCAGGTCCTTATTAATAATAATGGTGCTGTTGAAAAGATTATTATGCGTCCAAGGCTTACAAGTCACCGTTTAATTGAAGATTATATGATTCTTGCCAACGTCGCGGCTGCGACAACTTTAGAACAAAAAGGCTTTCTAGCCATGTATCGTGTTCATGATTCTCCAACACTTGAAAAAATTGAAGCTCTACGTGAATTTTTGAAAGGTACAAGTTTTGCTCTTCCTAAAGGCAGCGTTATTCTCCCAAAGACTTTCAATTATATGTTGGAAAAAGCCGCATCAACTCCCATGGATACGATGATCAATACATTGGTTTTAAGAACTCAATCTCAAGCCATCTATAGCCCTAAAAATATTGGACACTTTGGGCTAAACTTAAGATCTTATTGTCATTTTACGTCACCTATTCGACGCTATGCAGATCTTCTCGTACATCGTGCTCTTATCAAATCGCTCAAGTTAGATAAAGAAGCTAAATTCAGCTATACCATGAAACAATTTGAAGCTATTGCGGAACACATTTCCTTTACTGAGCGTCAAGCTGCAGAAGCAGAAAGATCCACATCAGAACGTTATCTCTCAGCTTATTTGAGTGAAAAAATCGGCCAAGTATTTGAAGGAGTTATTAGTGGCGTAACAAACTTCGCTCTTTTTGTGTCATTAAAAGAAAATGGCGCTGATTGTTTTTTGCCATTACGTAAACTCCCTGATGATTATTACGTTTTTGATGAAAGTAACCATCGTTTAGTCGGTCGTCGCTATAAAAAGATATTTACACTGGGCGATTCTGTGAAGGTTTTGCTCGAGGAGACCAACCCCTTAACAGGACAGATCTTAGTATCTATGGCTCCCTATCAAAAGAGCCCTGAAATGAAAGATACCAAACGCTCATTTCAGAGACCTAAAAGTAAAAAGGCCCCCAAAAGGAGGCCTAAGAAATCTTAA